In Humulus lupulus chromosome 7, drHumLupu1.1, whole genome shotgun sequence, the following are encoded in one genomic region:
- the LOC133789224 gene encoding G-type lectin S-receptor-like serine/threonine-protein kinase At4g27290 isoform X2 → MSLKIMEFLSFMVAFVVLRLSLSRTTLASLATIRPSEFMRDNTTLVSTEGLFELGFFSPGSSKNHYLGIWYKNISVQTVVWVANRCEPISDSSGSLTIDDTGNLVLYGQNKRVVWSTNSTKQAREPLVQLLDNGNLVLRDEKDENTENYLWESFDYLTDTNLPGSKFGWDLRRGLERRLSAWKSWDDPCDGDLTYGIELDEQHHTYPQLIIRKGSAKFCRVGSWNGVSFSGHPNARRADSLFDYGFVYNDDEVYYVYDLKGKSVISKLVKNEKSVISRVVMNQTRSVLQLLVWIESKKIWETNSSVPKDECDVYGICGANSVCVTTNNPVCQCLKRFKPHNQENWKEMSWSEGCVRNNPLSCHDKEKDGFIRFSNLKVPDTEYTWVNKSMDLEECRVKCLSNCSCMAYTNLDIREKGSGCVLWFGDLFDIREFQLGGQDLYIRMSASEIVRTDRKVKVERALIITAIIVGLVGGMFLVGFYIRRRRYSYDKTQDEDLELPLFDMHTISTATNNFSENNKLGEGGFGPVYKGSLEEGQEIAVKRLSMCSGQGVDEFKNEIKLIAKLQHRNLVKIFGYCIHREDKLLIYEYMPNKSLDYFIFDERQSRLILWPKRFEIICGIAKGILYLHHDSRLRIIHRDLKASNVLLDEAMIPKISDFGLARTFGGDQIEGNTNKVVGTYGYMAPEYAFNGLFSIKSDVFSFGILMIEIVSGKKGRGFYDENSSLNLIGLAWTLMKEGNAFKLVDKCLLEDPYNNMEEALRCIHIGLLCVQQNSIDRPNMSSVILMLSGERVLPQPKPPAYFADTDLWKGDHSLSCNTCITDVEPR, encoded by the exons ATGAGCTTGAAAATAATGGAGTTCCTTTCTTTTATGGTTGCCTTTGTTGTTTTGAGACTTTCTCTATCTAGAACAACGTTAGCTTCGCTTGCTACCATTAGACCTTCAGAATTTATGAGAGATAACACAACTTTGGTATCTACAGAAGGACTTTTTGAACTGGGATTCTTTTCTCCAGGGAGTTCAAAGAATCATTATCTGGGAATTTGGTATAAGAACATCTCAGTTCAAACTGTTGTTTGGGTGGCAAACAGGTGTGAACCGATCAGCGATTCATCTGGCTCATTGACTATAGACGACACAGGAAATCTTGTGCTTTATGGACAGAATAAGAGGGTCGTTTGGTCTACGAATTCAACAAAACAAGCCCGGGAACCACTGGTTCAGCTCTTGGATAATGGTAACTTGGTTTTGAGAGATGAGAAAGATGAGAATACAGAAAACTATTTGTGGGAAAGCTTTGATTATCTTACTGATACGAACCTGCCTGGATCGAAATTTGGATGGGACTTGAGGAGAGGCCTCGAAAGGCGTTTATCAGCATGGAAGAGTTGGGATGACCCCTGTGATGGAGATTTGACTTATGGGATTGAGCTTGATGAACAACACCACACATACCCTCAACTAATTATCCGTAAAGGGTCTGCAAAATTTTGTCGAGTTGGGTCATGGAATGGCGTAAGTTTCAGTGGACATCCTAATGCGAGGAGGGCAGACTCACTTTTCGATTACGGGTTTGTGTACAACGATGATGAAGTTTACTATGTTTACGACCTCAAAGGTAAGTCAGTGATCTCAAAACTGGTCAAGAACGAAAAGTCAGTGATCTCAAGAGTGGTCATGAACCAAACAAGAAGTGTTTTACAGCTCTTGGTATGGATAGAATCAAAGAAAATTTGGGAGACCAATAGCTCAGTTCCAAAAGATGAGTGTGATGTTTATGGCATATGTGGAGCTAATTCAGTATGTGTCACAACAAATAATCCAGTTTGCCAATGTCTAAAACGTTTTAAGCCTCACAATCAAGAAAATTGGAAGGAGATGTCCTGGTCAGAAGGGTGTGTGAGGAACAATCCTTTGAGCTGCCATGATAAGGAGAAAGATGGGTTCATTAGATTTTCTAACTTGAAAGTGCCTGATACTGAATATACTTGGGTGAATAAGAGTATGGATCTAGAGGAATGCAGGGTTAAATGCTTGAGCAATTGCTCTTGTATGGCTTATACAAACTTAGATATCAGGGAAAAAGGCAGTGGCTGCGTGCTCTGGTTTGGAGATCTTTTTGACATTAGAGAATTTCAGTTGGGAGGACAAGATCTATATATTCGAATGTCGGCTTCTGAAATAG TAAGAACTGATCGTAAGGTCAAGGTGGAGAGAGCATTGATAATTACAGCTATCATAGTCGGATTAGTTGGTGGCATGTTTCTAGTTGGCTTTTACATTCGCAGGAGGAGATACTCTTATG ACAAAACCCAAGATGAAGACTTGGAGCTTCCATTGTTCGATATGCATACTATTAGTACTGCCACTAATAATTTCTCAGAAAACAATAAGCTTGGAGAGGGTGGTTTTGGACCTGTATACAAA GGTTCGCTGGAAGAAGGGCAAGAAATTGCTGTGAAGAGGCTATCAATGTGTTCTGGACAAGGAGTTGATGAGTTCAAAAATGAAATTAAGCTAATTGCTAAACTTCAACATCGGAATTTGGTAAAAATATTTGGTTATTGCATTCATAGAGAAGATAAACTATTGATTTATGAGTACATGCCCAACAAAAGCCTTGACTATTTCATTTTTG ATGAAAGGCAAAGCAGACTAATACTATGGCCTAAGCGCTTCGAAATTATATGTGGAATTGCTAAGGGGATTCTCTATCTACATCACGATTCCAGATTGAGAATTATACATCGAGATCTCAAAGCTAGTAATGTGTTACTTGATGAGGCGATGATCCCCAAAATTTCAGACTTTGGCTTGGCTAGAACTTTTGGTGGAGACCAAATAGAAGGAAACACAAACAAAGTAGTAGGAACCTA TGGTTATATGGCGCCAGAATATGCTTTCAATGGATTATTCTCAATAAAGTCTGATGTATTTAGCTTTGGCATATTGATGATAGAGATAGTAAGTGGAAAGAAAGGTAGAGGCTTCTACGATGAAAATAGCAGTCTCAACCTCATTGGATTG GCCTGGACTTTGATGAAGGAAGGCAATGCATTTAAGCTTGTTGACAAGTGCTTGTTAGAAGATCCATACAACAACATGGAAGAAGCATTGCGCTGCATCCACATCGGTCTCTTGTGCGTGCAACAAAATTCTATTGATAGGCCGAACATGTCTTCTGTTATTCTAATGTTGAGTGGCGAGAGAGTATTGCCTCAGCCCAAACCACCAGCCTATTTTGCTGACACAGATTTGTGGAAAGGAGATCATTCCCTATCATGCAATACATGCATTACAGATGTTGAACCGCGATGA
- the LOC133792643 gene encoding monothiol glutaredoxin-S11-like, which yields MAYSKSKIEFVVPFSGCNDTNHAWLFLSTRSSRRLLNDGLKKVVAYSPAMLFMEGTPDAPSCGFSLLGPFDISNEEEVRQGLIKVFTNWTTLSQLYYKGALIDVCDIVLELKNMA from the exons ATGGCATACTCAAAATCAAAGATTGAGTTTG TTGTCCCATTTAGTGGCTGCAATGATACTAATCATGCATGGCTATTCCTATCAACCAGATCATCCAGGCGTCTCTTGAATGATGGGTTAAAGAAAGTGGTTGCTTATTCACCAGCAATGCTCTTCATGGAAGGTACACCAGATGCTCCTTCATGTGGTTTCAGCCTTTTGGGGCCTTTCGATATTTCAAATGAGGAGGAAGTGAGGCAAGGACTGATCAAAGTCTTTACAAACTGGACAACCTTATCTCAGCTTTATTACAAAGGTGCACTCATAGATGTTTGTGATATAGTTTTGGAGCTTAAAAACATGGCTTAA
- the LOC133789224 gene encoding G-type lectin S-receptor-like serine/threonine-protein kinase At4g27290 isoform X1 has translation MSLKIMEFLSFMVAFVVLRLSLSRTTLASLATIRPSEFMRDNTTLVSTEGLFELGFFSPGSSKNHYLGIWYKNISVQTVVWVANRCEPISDSSGSLTIDDTGNLVLYGQNKRVVWSTNSTKQAREPLVQLLDNGNLVLRDEKDENTENYLWESFDYLTDTNLPGSKFGWDLRRGLERRLSAWKSWDDPCDGDLTYGIELDEQHHTYPQLIIRKGSAKFCRVGSWNGVSFSGHPNARRADSLFDYGFVYNDDEVYYVYDLKGKSVISKLVKNEKSVISRVVMNQTRSVLQLLVWIESKKIWETNSSVPKDECDVYGICGANSVCVTTNNPVCQCLKRFKPHNQENWKEMSWSEGCVRNNPLSCHDKEKDGFIRFSNLKVPDTEYTWVNKSMDLEECRVKCLSNCSCMAYTNLDIREKGSGCVLWFGDLFDIREFQLGGQDLYIRMSASEIVNHEKVRTDRKVKVERALIITAIIVGLVGGMFLVGFYIRRRRYSYDKTQDEDLELPLFDMHTISTATNNFSENNKLGEGGFGPVYKGSLEEGQEIAVKRLSMCSGQGVDEFKNEIKLIAKLQHRNLVKIFGYCIHREDKLLIYEYMPNKSLDYFIFDERQSRLILWPKRFEIICGIAKGILYLHHDSRLRIIHRDLKASNVLLDEAMIPKISDFGLARTFGGDQIEGNTNKVVGTYGYMAPEYAFNGLFSIKSDVFSFGILMIEIVSGKKGRGFYDENSSLNLIGLAWTLMKEGNAFKLVDKCLLEDPYNNMEEALRCIHIGLLCVQQNSIDRPNMSSVILMLSGERVLPQPKPPAYFADTDLWKGDHSLSCNTCITDVEPR, from the exons ATGAGCTTGAAAATAATGGAGTTCCTTTCTTTTATGGTTGCCTTTGTTGTTTTGAGACTTTCTCTATCTAGAACAACGTTAGCTTCGCTTGCTACCATTAGACCTTCAGAATTTATGAGAGATAACACAACTTTGGTATCTACAGAAGGACTTTTTGAACTGGGATTCTTTTCTCCAGGGAGTTCAAAGAATCATTATCTGGGAATTTGGTATAAGAACATCTCAGTTCAAACTGTTGTTTGGGTGGCAAACAGGTGTGAACCGATCAGCGATTCATCTGGCTCATTGACTATAGACGACACAGGAAATCTTGTGCTTTATGGACAGAATAAGAGGGTCGTTTGGTCTACGAATTCAACAAAACAAGCCCGGGAACCACTGGTTCAGCTCTTGGATAATGGTAACTTGGTTTTGAGAGATGAGAAAGATGAGAATACAGAAAACTATTTGTGGGAAAGCTTTGATTATCTTACTGATACGAACCTGCCTGGATCGAAATTTGGATGGGACTTGAGGAGAGGCCTCGAAAGGCGTTTATCAGCATGGAAGAGTTGGGATGACCCCTGTGATGGAGATTTGACTTATGGGATTGAGCTTGATGAACAACACCACACATACCCTCAACTAATTATCCGTAAAGGGTCTGCAAAATTTTGTCGAGTTGGGTCATGGAATGGCGTAAGTTTCAGTGGACATCCTAATGCGAGGAGGGCAGACTCACTTTTCGATTACGGGTTTGTGTACAACGATGATGAAGTTTACTATGTTTACGACCTCAAAGGTAAGTCAGTGATCTCAAAACTGGTCAAGAACGAAAAGTCAGTGATCTCAAGAGTGGTCATGAACCAAACAAGAAGTGTTTTACAGCTCTTGGTATGGATAGAATCAAAGAAAATTTGGGAGACCAATAGCTCAGTTCCAAAAGATGAGTGTGATGTTTATGGCATATGTGGAGCTAATTCAGTATGTGTCACAACAAATAATCCAGTTTGCCAATGTCTAAAACGTTTTAAGCCTCACAATCAAGAAAATTGGAAGGAGATGTCCTGGTCAGAAGGGTGTGTGAGGAACAATCCTTTGAGCTGCCATGATAAGGAGAAAGATGGGTTCATTAGATTTTCTAACTTGAAAGTGCCTGATACTGAATATACTTGGGTGAATAAGAGTATGGATCTAGAGGAATGCAGGGTTAAATGCTTGAGCAATTGCTCTTGTATGGCTTATACAAACTTAGATATCAGGGAAAAAGGCAGTGGCTGCGTGCTCTGGTTTGGAGATCTTTTTGACATTAGAGAATTTCAGTTGGGAGGACAAGATCTATATATTCGAATGTCGGCTTCTGAAATAG TTAATCATGAAAAAGTAAGAACTGATCGTAAGGTCAAGGTGGAGAGAGCATTGATAATTACAGCTATCATAGTCGGATTAGTTGGTGGCATGTTTCTAGTTGGCTTTTACATTCGCAGGAGGAGATACTCTTATG ACAAAACCCAAGATGAAGACTTGGAGCTTCCATTGTTCGATATGCATACTATTAGTACTGCCACTAATAATTTCTCAGAAAACAATAAGCTTGGAGAGGGTGGTTTTGGACCTGTATACAAA GGTTCGCTGGAAGAAGGGCAAGAAATTGCTGTGAAGAGGCTATCAATGTGTTCTGGACAAGGAGTTGATGAGTTCAAAAATGAAATTAAGCTAATTGCTAAACTTCAACATCGGAATTTGGTAAAAATATTTGGTTATTGCATTCATAGAGAAGATAAACTATTGATTTATGAGTACATGCCCAACAAAAGCCTTGACTATTTCATTTTTG ATGAAAGGCAAAGCAGACTAATACTATGGCCTAAGCGCTTCGAAATTATATGTGGAATTGCTAAGGGGATTCTCTATCTACATCACGATTCCAGATTGAGAATTATACATCGAGATCTCAAAGCTAGTAATGTGTTACTTGATGAGGCGATGATCCCCAAAATTTCAGACTTTGGCTTGGCTAGAACTTTTGGTGGAGACCAAATAGAAGGAAACACAAACAAAGTAGTAGGAACCTA TGGTTATATGGCGCCAGAATATGCTTTCAATGGATTATTCTCAATAAAGTCTGATGTATTTAGCTTTGGCATATTGATGATAGAGATAGTAAGTGGAAAGAAAGGTAGAGGCTTCTACGATGAAAATAGCAGTCTCAACCTCATTGGATTG GCCTGGACTTTGATGAAGGAAGGCAATGCATTTAAGCTTGTTGACAAGTGCTTGTTAGAAGATCCATACAACAACATGGAAGAAGCATTGCGCTGCATCCACATCGGTCTCTTGTGCGTGCAACAAAATTCTATTGATAGGCCGAACATGTCTTCTGTTATTCTAATGTTGAGTGGCGAGAGAGTATTGCCTCAGCCCAAACCACCAGCCTATTTTGCTGACACAGATTTGTGGAAAGGAGATCATTCCCTATCATGCAATACATGCATTACAGATGTTGAACCGCGATGA